GCCCGACAAGGGCGCACCGGAGGCCGGGGGATCGGCCGGGACCGTGGTCGCGCCGGGAAAGCCCGGCGAACCGGCCAGGCGGATATCGCCCGAGGAAGCCGCGAAGCTGCTTCCCGACCAGAGCCCGAACAGCGCCGACTTCGCCTACGCGCAGATGATGATCGTGCACCACCGGCAGGCCCTGACCATGACCGCGCTGGCCCCGCGGCGAGCGGCCTCGGCTCAGGTGAAGGGGGTCGCCGAGCGGATCGCGGCGGCGCAGAAGCCGGAGATCGGCGCGATGGAAGGTTGGCTGAAAAACAACGGTGGTCCGCGCGAACAGGCGGGCCACGACCATCATTCGATGCCGGGGATGGCGAGCGAGGCGCAGCTGAAGGAACTCGCCGACGCGAAGGGCAAGGCCTTCGACGAACTCTTCCTGAAGCTGATGATCACGCATCACGAGGGAGCGGTGACGATGGCCGCCGAGGTGCTGACCGAGGGCAACAACGTCCTCGTGGAGGAGATGGCGAACGACGTGATCGCCCAGCAGTCGGCGGAGATCGGGAGGATGCGGTCCCTGTAGCCCGAGGTGCGCCCAGGTCCGTCCGGGCCGGTGCCGGCCGTCCCCTCCCCGTGGGGGCTGAGCGCCGAGTTCGTGGTCGCGGACGGCCCGGGCTCCGGGCGCACCTCTCAGGCGGCCGGGGGCTCGGGGGCGTTCTCCCGTACGGCCTGGGCGGCCGCCGCCGTGAGGACCGTGGCGAGCAGGCCCGGGAAGAGGGCTTCGAGGTCTTCCTCGCGCAGGGCGTTGAGCTTGGCCGTACCGCGGTACGTCTGCCGGATGACTCCGCCCTCGCGCAGCACCCGGAAGTGGTGCGTCGTCGTGGACTTGGTCACCGGCAGGTCGAAGTACGAGCAGCTCAGTTCGGCGCGCTCGCGCGCCATGTCCCGCACGATCCGCAGCCGTACCGGGTCCGCGAGCGCGTGCAGCACCGCCTCCAGGCGGATCTGGTCGCGCGTGGGGTGTTCGAGGGCGCGTGGGCTGGTGGCGGTCGTCATGGCGGCGGCTCCACTTCATCCGGGGTACGGGCCATTGTACGAGAACCCTCGTAGTTTGACAGATGCCGTACTACGATGGTTACCGTACTAGCGTCCTTCGAGGCACCCCGAAACGGAGTCCGTCATGAGCGTCGCCCTGTTCGAGCCCTACACCCTGCGGTCGCTGACCGTCCCCAACCGGGTCTGGATGGCGCCCATGTGCCAGTACTCGGCGGAGATGACCGGACCGAACGCGGGCGTCGCCACGGACTGGCACTTCGCCCACTACGCCTCCCGGGCCACCGGCGGCACCGGACTGATCCTGGTCGAGGCGACCGCCGTCAGCGCCGAGGGCCGGATCAGCCCGGCGGACCTCGGCCTCTGGAACGACACCCAGACCGAGGCCCTCCGCCGGATCGCCGGCTTCCTCAAGGACCACGGCACCGTCCCCGGCATTCAGATCGGGCACGCGGGACGCAAGGCATCGACCAACCGCCCCTGGGAGGGCCGCGGGCCCGTCCCCGAGGGCGGTCCCGGCTGGCAGCCCGTCGCGCCGAGCCCGGTCGGGTTCGCCGAGGGCTACCCGGTGCCGACCGAGCTGACCGTCGAGAAGATCCGGGAGATCACCGGACAGTTCGCGGACGCGGCCCGCCGCGCGCTCGACGCCGGCTTCCAGGTCATCGAGGTGCACGGCGCCCACGGATATCTGATCGGCGAGTTCCTCTCCCCGCACAGCAACCACCGCACCGACGCGTACGGCGGCTCCTTCGAGAACCGGACCCGGCTCGCCCTGGAGATCGTCGACGCCGTACGGTCCGTGTGGCCCGAGGAGCTGCCCGTCTTCTTCCGGATCTCCGCCACCGACTGGCTGGAGGAGCAGGGCTGGACGGTCGACGAGACCGTACGGTTCGCCGCGCTCCTCCGCGAGCACGGCGTCGACCTCCTCGACGTCTCCAGCGGCGGCAACGGCGGGCCGGCCGAGATCCCGGTCGGCCCCGGCTACCAGGTGCCCTTCGCGGCCCGCGTCAAGGCCGAGACCGGGCTGCCGGTGGCCGCCGTCGGTCTGATCACCGAGAGCGGGCAGGCCGAGAAGATCGTCGCCAACGGTGAGGCCGACGCGGTCCTCCTCGGCCGCGAGCTGCTGCGCGACGCCTCCTGGGCCCGCCGCGCCGCCCGTGACCTGGGCGCGCCGACCCACCCGGCGCCGCCGCAGTACGCCTGGGCGATCTGAGGATCGCGCGGCGCCCGCCGCCGCCTGGCACGCGGGCGTACGGCAGGGGCGCGGGTGTCTCCGGGAGTGTCCGGGAGCCGTTGTCAGTGGCCGGGTGCAGACTGGCCCGTATCCGCGACAACGGCGTCCTGGAGGTAGGCAGCCATGTCCGACGTACTCCTCACCGTAGGCACCCGCAAGGGGCTCTTCATCGGCCGCAGGCACGACGGCCGATGGGAGTTCGGCGATCCGGCCTTCCCCGCGCAGGCCGTCTACTCGGTCGCCATCGACACCCGCGGGCCGACCCCGCGGCTGCTCGTGGGCGGGGACAGCGCCCACTGGGGGCCGTCCGTCTTCCACTCCGACGACCTCGGCACGTCCTGGACCGAACCGGCGCGGCCGGCCGTCAGGTTCCCCGAGGACACCGGCGCCTCCCTGGAGCGCGTCTGGCAGCTGCACCCGGCACCCGAGCACTCCCCCGGCGTCGTGTACGCGGGGACGGAGCCGGCCGCGCTCTTCCGGTCCGGGGACGGCGGTGAGTCCTTCGAGCTCGTCCGGCCGCTGTGGGAGCACCCGACCCGCTCCCAGTGGGTGCCGGGCGGGGGCGGCGAGGCCGTGCACACGGTGGTGACCGACCGGCGCGACCCGGCGGCCGTCACCGTCGCCGTGTCCACCGCCGGGGTGTTCCGCTCGCAGGACGGCGGGGCCGCCTGGGAGCCCTCCAACGAGGGCGTGTCGGCGGTGTTCCTCCCGGATCCGCACCCGGTGTTCGGGCAGTGCGTCCACAAGATCGCCCAGGACGCGGGCAATCTCGACCGCCTCTATCTGCAGAACCACTGGGGCGTCTTCCGCAGCGACGACGCGGGCGGCAGCTGGACGGACATCGGTTCCGGCCTGCCGTCCGACTTCGGCTTCGCCGTCGCCGCGCACCCGCACCGCCCGGACACCGCCTATGTCTTCCCCATCACCGCGGACTCCGACCGGGTCCCGGCCGGCCGCCGGTGCCGGGTCTACCGCACGACCGACGCCGGAGCCACCTGGGAGCCGCTGAGCCGGGGACTGCCCGAGGGCGACCACTACGGCACGGTGCTCAGGGACGCGCTGTGCACGGACGACGCGGACCCGGCGGGCGTGTACTTCGGCAACCGCAACGGCGAGGTGTACGGGAGCGCCGACGACGGCGACAGCTGGCGACTCCTCGCCGAACACCTGCCGGACGTGCTGTGCGTGAGGGCGGCGGTGGTCTGACCCGGCCGGCGGCCTGCGGGGCCCCCAGGGTCAGGGCAGGCGCCAGTCCACCGGCTGGGCGCCCTGCTCCAGGAGGAGTTCGTTCGCGCGGCTGAAGGGGCGGGAGCCGAAGAAGCCGCGGTCCGCCGACATCGGGGACGGGTGCGCGGACTCGATCGCCGGCAGGTTCCCGAGGAGCGGGCGGGCGTTGCGCGCGTCGCGGCCCCAGAGGATCGACACCAGGGGCTTGCCCCGGGCGGCGAGCGCGCGGATCGCCTGCTCGGTCACCTCTTCCCAGCCCTTGCCGCGGTGGGCGGCCGGCTTGCGCGGGGCGGTGGTCAGCGCCCTGTTGAGGAGGAGGACGCCCTGCCGGGTCCACGGGGTCAGATCGCCGTTCGACGGCCGGGGCATCCCGAGGTCGGTGTGCAGCTCCCGGAAGATGTTCTCCAGGCTGCCCGGCAGCTGACGGACCTCGGGCGCGACCGCGAAGCTCAGCCCGATCGCCATGCCCGGTGTCGGATAGGGGTCCTGTCCCACGATCAGGACCCGCACGTCGTCGAAGGGCTGCTGGAACGCCCGCAGTACGTGCTGTCCGGCCGGCAGATAGGTCCGGCCCGCGGCGATCTCCGCCCGCAGGAAGTCACCCATCTCCGCCACCCGGCCCGCCACGGGACCGAGAGCCTCCGCCCAGCCGGGCTCCACCAGTTCCTTCAAAGGTCGCGCTGTCACGGTCCGTCACTCTACCGGCCTACTGTGACACCCCGGTGCGGGCGCCTTCACGGGCCGCCCCCTAGACTCCGCCCACTCCCCCGCCCCACTCGTCACGAGGACGGTGCACCGTGACCCCGGTCGACTCCGCGGCATCCGTGAACGACTCTTCCGGCGCTCTGGTCGTCGGCATCGACTCCGGTGGTTCGGGACTCCGGATCGCACTGGCCGAGGCGGCGGGCGGGACCGTGCTCGGCACCCGCTCGTCGCGCGAACCGGTGCGGACCGGCCCCGGTGGCATCTCCGCCCGGCACTTCCTCGACCAGGTCCTGCCTGCCGTCCGGGCCCTGACGGAGCACCACGGCCCGCGGCCGATCACCGCCGCGGCCGTGGGAGCCGCCGGGATGGCGACGCTCGGGGAGGAACTGCGGGCCGAGCTGCCGAGCGCCTTCGCCGAGGCCTGGGGCGTCCGACGGCTCGCGCTGGCGGCCGACGCCGTCACCGCGTACGCCGGTGCGCTCGGGCAGCGACCGGGCTCCGTCGTCGCCGGCGGCACCGGGATGATCGCGCTGGGCACGGATCTGACGTCCTGGCGGCGGGCGGACGGCTGGGGGCATCTCCTCGGCGACTGCGGCAGCGGCGCCTGGATCGGCGGGGCGGGGCTGGAGGCGGCCATGCGCGCGCACGACGGCCGGCGCGGCGGGTCGACGGCGCTCCTGGCCCGGGCGGAGAAGCTGTTCGGTCCGGCGTCCGGCCTGCCGGGCGTGCTCTACCCCCGTACCGACCGGCCCGCCGTGCTCGCCTCCTTCGCCCCCGAGGTGGGCCGGTGCGCCTCCGGGGACCCGGTGGCGGCGGAGATCCTGGCGCGGGCGGCCCGGCACATCGCCGAGGCCGCCGAGGCGGCGTGCCCGGCCGGGCCGGGGGCGCTGGTGGCGCTGACGGGCGGCCTGTTCAAGATGGGCGACCCCCTCCTCGTACCGCTGCGCGCGGCCCTCGGGGAGCTCGTCCCACACGCCCGGACGGCGGCCCCCGCGGGAGATCCACTGGCCGGGGCCGTCGCGCTCGCTGCGGCACTCGCCACCGGGACGCTGCGACTGCCGGAGGACCCCGCGCTGCTGCGCGTGTTCGAGGAAGGTGCCCCGAAGGCGACCTCATCCGCCCAGGTGGGAGGCGGTGCGTCGACCTCCGCCGAGACCGGGAACCGCATTCCGGACGCTTCCCAGGGGGGACATAGAGGGGCAGAAGGCGCATGATCGTACCTCAGCCGACGCCGCCCCGGGCGAAACCAGTAGCATGCGGCGCCATGAGCTCCCCCACTGGGCCTGCTTCCGGCCTGCCTGTACGAATGCCTCGACCCCGTCAGTCCGGGCGGCACCGTCGCCCCGAACCCGCGGCGGCGCCCGAGGGCGCTCCCGCACTGGTTCTCGCTGTGCCCGGCGTGCCGTCCGCCGCCATACGCTCGCTGGCCGAAGAGGTCGTGAGCATCGCCCGTTCCGAGCTGCCCGGCCTCGACGCCCTGATCGGCTTCGTCGAGGGCGACGACAGCGAGTACCCCTCGCTCGCGGCCGTGCTGACGGCCGCAGCCACGCTGCGCGCCGAGCGGTACGAGCTGGCCGTGGCCGCCGGCCGCGAGGTCAGCGCCCCCACGGGCCCCGCCTCGGTCGTCGTGCCGCTGCTCGCGGGTCCCGACAGCGCCCAGACGCGCCAGGTCCGCCAGACCGTCATGGACGCCGGCAACACCGCCGAGCTCACCGACGTCCTCGGCCCGCACCCGCTGCTCGCCGAGGCGCTCCACGTGCGCCTTTCCGAGGCGGGGCTGGCGCGCGCCGACCGCGCCCGGCTGTTCACGGTCGCGACGGCCGCCGACGGCATCATCCTCGCCACGGTCGGCGGCGAGGAGGCCGTGCAGGCCGCGGGGATCACCGGCATGCTGCTGGCCGCGCGCCTCGCCGTGCCGGTCATCGCCGCCGCGCTCGACCAGGAGGGCTCGATCGCCTCCGTCGCCGAGCAGCTGCGCGGCTCCGGTTCGGAGCAGCTCGCGCTCGCCCCGTACCTGATCGGCCCGGAGCTGGCCGACGGTCTCCTCGACGAGGCCTCGAAGGAGGCCGGCTGCGCCGCCGCCGAGCCGCTGGGCGCCTACCCGGCGATCGGCAAGCTCGTGCTGTCCCAGTACACGGCCGCGCTCGGCATCCCGCCGCAGCAGCCGCAGGGCGCGCCCTCGCTCTGAGGCCCGCCACCCCGCCCGTACGCCGAAGGGCCCGCACCGGATGTCCGGTGCGGGCCCTTCGGCGTATCGGCGCTTAGGTGCACGGCCTCCCGGGGGTCTCGCGGGGGCTCAGCCGAAGACGACGCAGGAGGCGGCGGGGGCCTCGATGGCGCCCGCGCGCACGGGGATCCCGGTCTCGGGGTCGAGGCCGAACCAGGTGACGTCGCCGGAACGCTCGTTGGCGGCGTACAGATGCCGACCGGAGGGGGCGAGCGTCAGGTCGCGGGGCCAGACGCCGCCACAGGGCACGGAGGCGACCAGGTCGGCCTTGGTCCCGTCGGGGTCGAGGGCGAGCACGGCGAGGGTGTCGTCCCCGCGCACGGCGGCCCAGAGGAAGCGGCCGTCGGGGGCGACGACGACCTCGGAGGGGTAGCTGGGGCCGGAGGTGCCCTCGGGGACGACGGGGGTCTCGCCGAGAGGTTCGAGGACACCGGCCTCGGCGTCCCAGCGGCAGACGGTGAGGGTGGGTTCCAGCTCGTTCAGGACGTACGCGTGCGTGCCGGCCGGATGGAACACCAGATGCCGCGGCCCGGTGCCGGGGCGCAGTGCGGCCTCGCCGTGGAGGGTGAGGGCCCCGCTGCCGGGGTCGAGCAGGCAGACGCGTACGGAGTCCGTGCCGAGGTCCACGCTGACGATCCAGCGGCCACTGGGGTCGGGCACCACCTGATGGGCGTGCGGCCCGGCCTGCCGGGAGGCCACGGGGCCGCTGCCCTCGTGCCGGAGGACGCTCGCGGCGGGCCGGGCGGTGCCGTCCTCGCCCAGCGGCAGGGCGGTGACGCTGCCCGAGGTGTAGTTGGCGGTGAGGAGGTGTCCCGCGGCGAGGGAGAGATGGGTGGGCGCCGCGCCGTCCACGGGGACGGGCACGCCGAGGAGCCGGGGTGCGGCCCCGCTGACGTCGAAGGCGGCGACGGCCCCCGCCCCGGTCTCGGACACGGCGTGCAGCACGGGGCCCGCGACCGCGAGGAACGAGGGGTCGACGAGGGCCTCGCTGCCGCCGGTGACGGTCAGCCCTCCCGTCTCCTCGTCCACATCGGCGGCGAGGACACCGCGCCCGCCCGCCGAGGTGAAGGAGCCGATGTACGCACGTACGGCGCTCCGGTCCCGAACCGTCCCTGTGCCGCCCACGGTGCCTCCCCTGTCCCCGCGGCCGGTCGCGGTCGACCGGCCTGCGTCCGGCCGACGGTAGCAGGCGGTCTAGACCAAAGAGACGGGTGGGCCGACGAGGCGGCCCGGGCGGGCAGGACCGGACGGTCAGGAGCGGACGAGCAAGGAGCCCGGCGGCGTCCGCAGCGGCTCGTCGAGCGCGGCGAGGAGCTTCTCCAGACCGCTGACGTGACCGAGCGCCGCCTGACCGCCGGCCGGGGCGAGCGCACCGTCCGCCGCCACGCGCTCCCCGGCCTCGCGGCCGCCCTGGGGTGAGGTCAGCCGCTCCACCGCGGCCTCGACGCGCCAGCAGGCCGCGGCCAGGCGGGCGTCGTGGCTCGCGGCGGGGTCGGCCGCCACGGCGGCGAGCCCCCGCACCTCGTCGGCGCACTCGTCGAGGAGCGCCAGGACCCGCCGCGCGCGGGCCTTCCGGCCGCGGAACGGGCTCAGCGGGTGGACCAGAGGAGCGAGGGAGAGCCGCACGCGTCCGAGCAGCAGCTCCAGCTCGGCGGCGTGCGGGGTCGGGTCGGCGTCCTCGTCGCCGGACAGGCGCCGCAGCGACGCGGAGGTCGCCGACCGCACGCCCCGGAGCGCCCGCTGGATCCAGGCGTCGTTGATCGCGTGCGTGGTGACCGGGAGGATCAGCAGCACGGCCAGCGCCGCGCTCGCCGCGCCCACGGCGGTCTCCTCGAGACGGAGCACCAGCAGCGCCGGGTCGAGCACCCCGAGGAGCCCGTAGAGCAGACCCGCCATCACGGTCACGGCCAGCATCATCCAGCTGTACGAGACGGGCGCGGTGTAGAAGATCCCGAAGACGCAGAGGGCCACCAGGGCGGCCGTGGGGACCACGGCCCCGTCGAGCGGGATGGCGACGACCATGCCGACGGCGATCCCGATCACCGTGCCGAGGACCCGGCGGAAGCCGCGAACCAGCGTCTCGCCGCGGGACACGGTGTTGACGAAGATCCACCACGTCGTGCCGACGGCCCAGTACCAGCGGTCCTCGGAGAGCACCTGGCCGATCGCGAGCGCCACGGCGCACGCGGCCGCGGCCTGGATCGCCTGCCGGGTGGTCACACGCGAGAGCCCGGTGCCGGGCAGCGGGGCCGGCGCGGCGGGCGGAGGGGTACGGCGTTCCAGCGGCCAGAGGAGGAAGCGCACGGCGCCGGCGGCGGCGAGGGCAATGCCGACGGCCGCGTACAGCTCGGGGAGCTGGCCGGGGACGGCGTGCAGGAACTGGGTGGTGAAGAAGTTCATGAACGCGAAGATCCCCAGCGCGTGCCCGCGCGGGCCCCAGCGCCGCGCGTACACCCCGCAGAAGACCACCGCGAGGAAGGCCATGTCCCGCAGCAGGGTGATGTCGTGCAGCGCGGTGGCGAGGGCGAGGACGGGGAAGCCAGCGGCCGGGAGGAGCAGGGTGGTGACGGCCTGCGCGCGGACGGTGGAGTCCATCACGGTGAAGAGCGCGAGCAGCGCGGCCAGACCGCCGGTGATCGACGCGGTCAGCGAGAGGCCGGCGAGCTCCGCGAGCGCGACGGCGAGCGCGATGCCCATGACGGCGCGCAGCGAGTTCTTCAACCTGACGTGCCCCGGATCCGGTGCCACGAACATCCTCTTCACGGCTGTGAACCGCCCCCTCGTCTTGCCTTCCGCCCTGCCTCGCGGCGTCCCGGGGTGGTGGGAGCTCGCGGACATGACGAAGGCGCCGCGGTCCGGACCGGCCTCGTCGCCGCCCCGGCGCTGCGCGGCGCCGAAAGTACCTGGATACGCCAAGGAAACCATCCGGGGTGCCTCTGGCTCAACTCAAGACCCATCGGGTGGGCCATTGGCCCAGTGGAGGACGGTGACCGTCGGCCGCCGGGCGGCCAACGGACCACCGCTCCACTCCGGTACGCGGCGCCCCGGCCGGGCCGGCACCGGCCTCGCGCGTGTGGCGCCGTCCCCGGTGCGTGGCACCGTGTGCGTACGGACCGGTCAGGCCTTGCTCGTGCGCTCCAGGTCCCGAACGGCCCGGGCCGCCTGTGCGGCGGCGCCGCGGGCCTCGCGCAGGGCGTCTTCGGCCGTCGTCACCGCCTTGCCCGCCGCCGCGGACGCCGTCCGCGCCTCCTGCCTGGCCTGCCGGCCGTCGTGCAGGTCGCGCTCCAGACGGCTGACCAGTTCGGTCGCCTCGTCGGCCGCCTCTGCGGCGGCCTGGCGCGCGTCGCGTGCCTCGGCGAGCTCCCGCTCGCGCAGGGCGACCTCGCCGTCGGCCGCCTCCGCCGCCGTCCGGGCGTGGTCGAGCTCGCGCAGACGGGCACGTTCCTCGCGCAGCCTCCGCGCGTCCTCGCCGCGGACCGGCTTCTTCCTCGGCGCCCGCTCTGCGGCGACTCCGGCCGCCTCGGTGCCGTGGGAGGCCTCGGCGGTCCCGGTGTTCTCGGCCGCTCCGGCGGCCTGGGCTGCGCCTGTCGCTTCGGTGGCCGGGCCCCGGCGGGCGGGTACCGCCTCCGGCGCGACCGCGGGAAATCCGACCGCCGCTTCGGGCGTCTTGACGAGCCGGCCCCTCGACCACTGTTTCGCGACGACCTGGTCGGCGAGAACACCGTGCAGGGTCTGCTCGATCTCGTGCAGCACCGTGTCGCTCACCGACAGCCCGGCCTCGCCCGCGAGCCCGGCGGCCGTGCGGGCGAGCGCGGCGATCAGCTGCTGCCGTTGCCCGCCCGCCGCCCGCAGCTGCTCGGCGTCGAGCGTCCGGTGGGCCTCCCTCAGAGTCTCCCCCAGGGCCAGGAACTGCTCGGCCTCCCGCCGGCGCTGCCTGGCCAGCCGGTTCGCCGCCCACGCGGCGAGCGACGGGCGCCGCAGGGCGGCGATGGCCTTCGCCGACCTCGCGTCCTTCGCCGCGCGCGCCCGGGCGACGTACGTGTCCCGGGCGGCCACGAACTCCGCCGGCCTCAGCCCGTACAACTCCTCGGCGACTTCCTCGACATCCACGCCGCCCACTCTGCGCCGACCGCACGCGGGGACCGGGATCCCGCTCGCGGCCTCCGCCGGATGCCCGCTCCGATCACCCGCACGGGCGCCCCGGTAAGAGCGGTGCGGCCCTTCGTCCGGCGCCTCTTCCGGTTCTTACCCGGAGCCATCGGGCGCAGTCGCCTTCCGGTCCGCCGGGCCGCGCGGGCGAGGCGACCCCGGAGGGGCGGATTCCGTACCGGAATGAAACGATTCCGAACCCGGGGACACCCGTGCCCGAACCCGGGGACCGTGGCAAACCGGGCGGCACGCAGGCAGAGCAGAGGCAGAGGAGGCCCGCGGAGCATGGCCGTGGACGAACTCGACACCAGGATCCTGCGGCTGCTCATCGAGCAGCCGAGGACGAGCGTGCGCGAGTACGCGCGGATCCTGGGCGTGGCGCGGGGCACCGTACAGGCCAGGATCGACCGGCTGGAGCGCGACGGAGTGATCACCGCGACCGGTCCGGTCCTCTCTCCGGCCGCGCTGGGCCACCCGGTCCTCGCCTTCGTCCATGTCGAGGTGACCCAGGGGCACCTCGACGAGGTCGGCGACGCGCTCGCGGCCGTGCCCGAGATCGTGGAGGCCTTCTCCATCACGGGCGGCGGCGATCTGCTCACCCGGGTGGTCGCGCGCGACGCCGGACACCTGGAGGACGTCATCCAGCGGCTCATCCAGCTGCCCGGGGTGGTCCGCACCCGTACCGAGATCGCACTGCGGGAGCGGGTGGCCCACCGGCTGCTGCCGCTGGTCGAGGCGGTCGGACGGCGGTCGGCTTCCATGTGAAGTGAGAAACTTGCCCCACGGTACGAGATATGCGCCTTTTCCTTGCATATGCGAGCCGTGGGGGCCTAATCTCTCGCACATGCAGTCCTACACCATCGGGCAGGCGGCGCGCCTGCTGGGCGTGAGCCCCGACACCGCACGCCGCTGGGCCGACGGCGGCCGGTTCGTCACCCATCGCGACGAGAACGGCCGGCGACTCGTCGCCGGCCCCGATCTGGCCGCCTTCTCCGTCGAGGTCGCACAGAGCGGCCAGGGCGACGACGACGTGGCCCACACCTCGGTGCGCAACGCGTTCCCCGGCATCGTCACGGCCGTCAAACTCGGCGACATCGCCGCGCAGGTGGAGATCCAGGCGGGTCCGCACCGGCTCGTCTCCCTCCTCACCCGGGAGGCCGTGGAGGAGCTGGGGCTCGAGGTCGGCATGCAGGCCACCGCACGCGTGAAGTCGACCAGCGTGCACATCGACCGGATCTGATCCCGCTCGGCCCCGCACCCGTACACCGGCGGCGGCCGATTCGCCGGCCGCCGGACCACGATCGGTCCGCCCCGCCCCTCCCCCTGCGATCCGGAGCCCTCGATGGCGACACCCGCACGACTCGCCCCTCTCCTCGACCAGTTCGACTTCGCCCGGCGTCGGTTGACCGACCGCATGGCGGGGCCCGTGATGGACAGCGGGAACGGCACGGACGTCGAGGTGGGGCCGATGACCGACGCGGAGTTCCTCTGGGAGCCCGGGCCAGGCTGCTGGTCCGTCCGCCGCCGCGCCGACGGTCCGGGGCCGCGCGCCACCGTGCTGACCGGCTCCGGCGCCTGGGGCCGGGACGCGACTCCGGCACCGCACCCGACGCCGCCGCCGTTCACGACGATCGCCTGGCGGCTGAGCCACCTCAGTGAGCTGCTCGCCCTCAGGGCCGACCACACGAACGGCAGCCACGGCCTCACCCGCGACGACTACGAGAGCACCGGCGACGTCACGTCGGCCGTCGCCGCGTTCGACACCGCCGCAGGTGCCTGGCGCGACGCGCTGCTGTCCGCCGACGACGCGGCACTCGACACCGTCGGATACAGCACCTACCCGCACGGCAGCGACCCGGAGGATCCCTTCCTGGAGACCGTCTGGTGGGTGAACCAGGAACTCCTGCACCACGGGGCGGAGATCGCCCTCCTCCGCGACCTGTACCGGATCCGGCAGAGCGGAGCGGCCTGAACCCGGCCCGTCCCTACCGGCCCGACCGGCCACGCCTGCCGATCCGCGGAGAACCCCGTTCCCCGTGCGGGAATTCAGCTGGTCGTACGGGCGAGCAGCATCGCCACGTCGTCCTGCGCCGGCGCCGCGAGCAGCTGGTCCAGGATGTCGTCGCACAGCTCGTCCAGCGGGCGGTCGAGGCGCCGGAGCGCCCGGGCGAGCCGGCGCATCCCCTCGTCGAGGTCGCGGTCGCGGGCCTCGACGAGGCCGTCCGTGTAGAGGACGAGCAGCCCGCCCGCGGGCAGGGTGAACTCCTCGGTGCCGAAGTCGTGGACGCCCGTGCCCAGCGGGGTTCCCGGCGGGCCGTCGAGGAAGGTGACGGCCCCGTCCGGGGTGGCCACGGCCGGCGGCGGATGACCGGCGCGCGCGATGACCCAGCCGTCGGTGGCCGGGTCGTGGACGGCGTACACGCACGTCGCCATCGTGTCCTCGCCGAGGTCGGCGACGACGGCGTCGAGGGAGCTGAGCATCTCGACCGGCGGAATGTCGTGGCTGGCCAGGGTCCTCACGGCCGTGCGCAGCTGGCCCATCACCGCGGCCGCGTGGATGCCGTGGCCCATGACGTCACCGATGACGAGGCCCGTCCGGCCGCCGGGCACGGCGATGACGTCGAACC
This sequence is a window from Streptomyces sp. NBC_00691. Protein-coding genes within it:
- a CDS encoding WD40/YVTN/BNR-like repeat-containing protein — protein: MSDVLLTVGTRKGLFIGRRHDGRWEFGDPAFPAQAVYSVAIDTRGPTPRLLVGGDSAHWGPSVFHSDDLGTSWTEPARPAVRFPEDTGASLERVWQLHPAPEHSPGVVYAGTEPAALFRSGDGGESFELVRPLWEHPTRSQWVPGGGGEAVHTVVTDRRDPAAVTVAVSTAGVFRSQDGGAAWEPSNEGVSAVFLPDPHPVFGQCVHKIAQDAGNLDRLYLQNHWGVFRSDDAGGSWTDIGSGLPSDFGFAVAAHPHRPDTAYVFPITADSDRVPAGRRCRVYRTTDAGATWEPLSRGLPEGDHYGTVLRDALCTDDADPAGVYFGNRNGEVYGSADDGDSWRLLAEHLPDVLCVRAAVV
- a CDS encoding sirohydrochlorin chelatase gives rise to the protein MSSPTGPASGLPVRMPRPRQSGRHRRPEPAAAPEGAPALVLAVPGVPSAAIRSLAEEVVSIARSELPGLDALIGFVEGDDSEYPSLAAVLTAAATLRAERYELAVAAGREVSAPTGPASVVVPLLAGPDSAQTRQVRQTVMDAGNTAELTDVLGPHPLLAEALHVRLSEAGLARADRARLFTVATAADGIILATVGGEEAVQAAGITGMLLAARLAVPVIAAALDQEGSIASVAEQLRGSGSEQLALAPYLIGPELADGLLDEASKEAGCAAAEPLGAYPAIGKLVLSQYTAALGIPPQQPQGAPSL
- a CDS encoding uracil-DNA glycosylase encodes the protein MTARPLKELVEPGWAEALGPVAGRVAEMGDFLRAEIAAGRTYLPAGQHVLRAFQQPFDDVRVLIVGQDPYPTPGMAIGLSFAVAPEVRQLPGSLENIFRELHTDLGMPRPSNGDLTPWTRQGVLLLNRALTTAPRKPAAHRGKGWEEVTEQAIRALAARGKPLVSILWGRDARNARPLLGNLPAIESAHPSPMSADRGFFGSRPFSRANELLLEQGAQPVDWRLP
- a CDS encoding ArsR/SmtB family transcription factor; protein product: MTTATSPRALEHPTRDQIRLEAVLHALADPVRLRIVRDMARERAELSCSYFDLPVTKSTTTHHFRVLREGGVIRQTYRGTAKLNALREEDLEALFPGLLATVLTAAAAQAVRENAPEPPAA
- a CDS encoding lactonase family protein: MGGTGTVRDRSAVRAYIGSFTSAGGRGVLAADVDEETGGLTVTGGSEALVDPSFLAVAGPVLHAVSETGAGAVAAFDVSGAAPRLLGVPVPVDGAAPTHLSLAAGHLLTANYTSGSVTALPLGEDGTARPAASVLRHEGSGPVASRQAGPHAHQVVPDPSGRWIVSVDLGTDSVRVCLLDPGSGALTLHGEAALRPGTGPRHLVFHPAGTHAYVLNELEPTLTVCRWDAEAGVLEPLGETPVVPEGTSGPSYPSEVVVAPDGRFLWAAVRGDDTLAVLALDPDGTKADLVASVPCGGVWPRDLTLAPSGRHLYAANERSGDVTWFGLDPETGIPVRAGAIEAPAASCVVFG
- a CDS encoding DUF305 domain-containing protein → MLIRRQRAVVAVALSAVAVLALSACESGPDKGAPEAGGSAGTVVAPGKPGEPARRISPEEAAKLLPDQSPNSADFAYAQMMIVHHRQALTMTALAPRRAASAQVKGVAERIAAAQKPEIGAMEGWLKNNGGPREQAGHDHHSMPGMASEAQLKELADAKGKAFDELFLKLMITHHEGAVTMAAEVLTEGNNVLVEEMANDVIAQQSAEIGRMRSL
- a CDS encoding NADH:flavin oxidoreductase/NADH oxidase produces the protein MSVALFEPYTLRSLTVPNRVWMAPMCQYSAEMTGPNAGVATDWHFAHYASRATGGTGLILVEATAVSAEGRISPADLGLWNDTQTEALRRIAGFLKDHGTVPGIQIGHAGRKASTNRPWEGRGPVPEGGPGWQPVAPSPVGFAEGYPVPTELTVEKIREITGQFADAARRALDAGFQVIEVHGAHGYLIGEFLSPHSNHRTDAYGGSFENRTRLALEIVDAVRSVWPEELPVFFRISATDWLEEQGWTVDETVRFAALLREHGVDLLDVSSGGNGGPAEIPVGPGYQVPFAARVKAETGLPVAAVGLITESGQAEKIVANGEADAVLLGRELLRDASWARRAARDLGAPTHPAPPQYAWAI
- a CDS encoding N-acetylglucosamine kinase, whose translation is MTPVDSAASVNDSSGALVVGIDSGGSGLRIALAEAAGGTVLGTRSSREPVRTGPGGISARHFLDQVLPAVRALTEHHGPRPITAAAVGAAGMATLGEELRAELPSAFAEAWGVRRLALAADAVTAYAGALGQRPGSVVAGGTGMIALGTDLTSWRRADGWGHLLGDCGSGAWIGGAGLEAAMRAHDGRRGGSTALLARAEKLFGPASGLPGVLYPRTDRPAVLASFAPEVGRCASGDPVAAEILARAARHIAEAAEAACPAGPGALVALTGGLFKMGDPLLVPLRAALGELVPHARTAAPAGDPLAGAVALAAALATGTLRLPEDPALLRVFEEGAPKATSSAQVGGGASTSAETGNRIPDASQGGHRGAEGA